From one Bacteroides fragilis NCTC 9343 genomic stretch:
- the era gene encoding GTPase Era — protein MHKAGFVNIVGNPNVGKSTLMNVLVGERISIATFKAQTTRHRIMGIYNTDDMQIVFSDTPGVLKPNYKLQESMLNFSTSALADADVLLYVTDVIETPDKNNEFIQKVRQQSAPILLLINKIDLTDQEKLVKLVEEWKELLPQAEIIPISAATKFNVDYVMKRIKDLLPDSPPYFDKDQWTDKPARFFVNEIIREKILLYYDKEIPYSVEVVVEEFKEDAKKIHIHAVIYVERDSQKGIIIGKQGKALKKVATEARRDLERFFGKTVFLETYVKVDKDWRSSDKELRNFGYQLD, from the coding sequence ATGCATAAAGCTGGTTTTGTAAATATAGTAGGAAATCCCAATGTGGGTAAATCGACACTGATGAATGTGTTGGTAGGCGAACGTATCTCGATTGCTACGTTTAAGGCGCAGACTACTCGTCACCGGATTATGGGTATCTATAATACGGATGATATGCAGATTGTTTTTTCGGATACTCCGGGGGTATTGAAACCTAATTATAAGTTACAGGAATCTATGCTGAACTTCTCTACTTCAGCATTGGCTGATGCAGATGTCTTGCTTTATGTGACGGACGTGATTGAAACTCCTGATAAGAATAACGAATTTATTCAGAAAGTACGTCAGCAGTCGGCACCTATTTTATTGTTGATTAATAAAATAGACCTGACTGATCAGGAAAAGCTTGTGAAACTGGTAGAAGAGTGGAAAGAGTTGCTTCCGCAAGCTGAAATTATTCCGATTTCGGCAGCTACGAAGTTTAATGTAGACTATGTGATGAAGCGGATCAAAGACCTCTTGCCTGATTCCCCCCCTTATTTTGATAAGGATCAATGGACTGATAAGCCAGCCCGTTTTTTTGTCAACGAGATAATCCGTGAAAAGATCTTGTTGTATTATGATAAGGAGATTCCCTATTCGGTAGAAGTAGTAGTGGAGGAATTTAAGGAAGATGCAAAGAAGATACATATTCATGCTGTGATTTATGTAGAACGTGATTCTCAGAAAGGCATTATTATTGGAAAACAGGGTAAGGCCCTGAAGAAGGTGGCTACTGAGGCGCGACGCGATCTGGAACGTTTTTTCGGAAAAACTGTTTTCCTGGAAACGTATGTGAAAGTAGACAAAGATTGGCGCAGTTCAGATAAGGAGTTGCGGAATTTTGGCTATCAGTTAGATTAA
- the rodA gene encoding rod shape-determining protein RodA produces METRSVSLWKTLDWVTIVIYLLLIIGGWFSVCGASYDYGDRDFLDFSTRAGRQFVWIICSFGLGFILLMLEERMYDMFAYLIYIGMILLLIVTIFIAPDTKGSRSWLILGPVSLQPAEFAKFATALALAKFMNAYSFNIKKWKCFLPLVAFILLPMLLIILQKETGSALVYLAFFLVLYREGMPGVVLFSGVCAVVYFVVGIRFDQVFIADTPTPIGEFAVLLMILLFAGSMVWVYRKKWEPVRNMIGGSLLVLLIAYLVSEYLSPFNLVWVEWGLCVVTIGYLLYLSLSERQRAYLLIGLFALGSIGFLYSSDYVFDNILEPHQQIRIKVVLGMEEDLAGAGYNVNQSKIAIGSGGLTGKGFLNGTQTKLKYVPEQDTDFIFCTVGEEQGFVGSAAVLLLFLALILRLIATSERQTSTFGRVYGYSVVSIFLFHLFINIGMVLGLTPVIGIPLPFFSYGGSSLWGFTILLFIFLRIDAGRSRRL; encoded by the coding sequence ATGGAAACGAGGAGCGTTAGTTTATGGAAAACATTGGATTGGGTAACGATCGTCATTTACCTGCTCCTTATAATCGGTGGATGGTTTAGTGTGTGCGGTGCCAGTTATGATTATGGTGATCGTGACTTTCTGGACTTTTCAACACGTGCCGGTAGGCAGTTTGTGTGGATTATCTGTTCCTTTGGGCTTGGTTTTATACTCCTGATGCTTGAAGAACGAATGTACGATATGTTTGCATACCTGATATATATAGGTATGATTCTTCTGTTAATCGTAACCATTTTTATTGCACCCGATACGAAAGGTTCCCGTTCGTGGTTAATATTAGGTCCGGTCAGTCTGCAGCCGGCGGAGTTTGCAAAATTTGCCACAGCTTTGGCTCTGGCAAAGTTTATGAATGCCTATTCATTTAATATCAAGAAGTGGAAGTGCTTTTTACCCTTGGTAGCTTTTATTTTACTTCCGATGTTGCTGATTATTTTGCAGAAAGAAACCGGTTCGGCATTGGTCTATCTTGCCTTCTTCTTGGTGTTATATCGCGAGGGTATGCCTGGAGTAGTTTTGTTTTCGGGAGTATGTGCCGTAGTCTATTTTGTGGTCGGTATTCGTTTCGATCAGGTATTTATAGCCGATACGCCTACGCCTATCGGAGAGTTTGCCGTGTTGTTGATGATACTTTTATTTGCCGGTTCCATGGTTTGGGTGTATAGGAAAAAGTGGGAACCTGTACGGAATATGATAGGCGGTAGTTTGCTTGTGCTGCTGATCGCTTATCTCGTTTCTGAGTATCTCTCTCCATTCAATTTGGTTTGGGTGGAGTGGGGGCTTTGTGTGGTGACCATAGGTTATCTACTTTACTTATCTTTGAGCGAACGGCAACGTGCCTATCTTTTGATCGGATTGTTTGCTTTGGGTTCTATCGGTTTTCTTTATTCAAGTGATTATGTGTTCGACAACATTCTTGAACCTCATCAGCAGATTCGTATAAAAGTGGTGTTGGGGATGGAAGAGGACTTGGCCGGAGCCGGTTACAACGTTAACCAGTCGAAGATTGCGATTGGTTCCGGAGGGTTGACGGGTAAAGGTTTTCTGAATGGTACACAAACCAAGTTGAAATATGTGCCCGAACAAGATACCGATTTCATTTTCTGTACTGTGGGTGAAGAACAGGGGTTTGTTGGTTCGGCAGCCGTTCTTTTGCTTTTCTTGGCATTGATACTCCGTCTTATAGCGACGTCAGAGCGGCAGACTTCTACTTTCGGGCGGGTTTATGGCTATTCGGTTGTGAGCATTTTCCTGTTCCATTTGTTTATTAACATCGGAATGGTACTTGGTCTGACTCCTGTAATCGGTATTCCGTTGCCTTTCTTTAGTTATGGCGGGTCATCTTTATGGGGATTTACGATTCTGCTTTTTATCTTTCTGCGTATCGATGCGGGGCGTAGCAGACGGCTATAA
- a CDS encoding gliding motility lipoprotein GldH: MKSLLKNSICMLLTTWVLTACDENTVYHSYQSTPPDGWKKSDTLFFNVPLKDSLANLRLSVGVRNSSNYPYQNLNILIHYNLEDSTVWKTDTLKFILTDREGKWTGTGWGSLYQSALPLKDCFVKHPGNYTFKIVHEMKNEQLTGISDVGLKIEHL, encoded by the coding sequence ATGAAAAGCCTGCTCAAGAATAGCATTTGCATGCTCCTTACCACATGGGTTCTGACTGCATGTGACGAAAATACTGTGTATCACTCTTACCAATCCACTCCCCCGGATGGATGGAAGAAGAGTGATACACTCTTTTTCAACGTGCCTCTAAAAGATTCCCTAGCCAACCTGCGACTGTCCGTTGGTGTACGCAACAGCAGTAACTACCCTTATCAGAACCTGAATATCCTCATCCATTATAATCTGGAAGATTCAACTGTATGGAAGACAGATACCCTGAAGTTTATACTGACTGACCGGGAAGGTAAATGGACAGGAACCGGCTGGGGAAGTCTCTACCAATCGGCACTCCCTTTGAAGGACTGCTTTGTTAAACATCCCGGCAACTATACTTTCAAAATAGTACACGAAATGAAGAATGAACAACTAACCGGGATCAGTGATGTGGGATTGAAAATAGAACATTTATAG
- a CDS encoding DNA polymerase III subunit, with protein MFFRDVIGQEEAKYRLIQEVSEGRIPHAQLFCGPEGVGKFPLALAYARYLSCTNRSDTDACGVCPSCVKFNKLVHPDVHFVFPVVKNGRSDDYIVEWRKLVLNNPYFTINHWLNEINAENAQAVIYTKESDEIMKKLSLKSSEGGFKITLLWLPEKMQQACANKLLKLLEEPPEKTIFLLVSEAPDLILQTILSRTQRFNLRKIEEECMAEALQSKYGVQQATSISIAHLANGNFIKALETIHLNEENQLFFELFVSLMRLSYQRKIREMKLWSEQVAGMGRERQKNFLEYCQRMIRENFIYNLHRKELTYMTLEEQNFATRFAPFVNERNVMGIMDELSEAQKHIEQNVNAKMVFFDFSLKMIVLLKQ; from the coding sequence ATGTTTTTCAGAGACGTCATCGGACAAGAAGAGGCCAAGTATCGACTGATACAAGAAGTCAGCGAAGGACGCATCCCCCATGCCCAGCTTTTTTGTGGGCCCGAAGGGGTAGGCAAGTTTCCGCTGGCACTGGCCTATGCACGCTATCTGAGTTGCACCAATCGTAGTGACACTGATGCTTGCGGAGTCTGTCCGTCATGTGTGAAATTCAATAAGCTGGTTCACCCGGATGTTCATTTCGTCTTTCCGGTAGTAAAAAACGGGAGAAGCGATGACTACATTGTAGAATGGAGAAAATTGGTGTTAAACAATCCCTATTTTACCATCAATCATTGGCTGAACGAAATAAATGCAGAAAATGCACAGGCCGTAATCTACACCAAAGAGAGTGATGAGATCATGAAAAAGCTCAGCCTTAAATCCAGCGAGGGCGGATTTAAGATTACACTCCTCTGGCTGCCGGAAAAGATGCAACAGGCTTGTGCCAACAAGTTATTGAAACTGCTGGAAGAACCACCCGAAAAGACAATCTTCCTTTTGGTTTCGGAGGCTCCCGATTTAATTCTCCAAACGATATTGAGCCGCACACAACGCTTCAATCTACGTAAAATTGAGGAAGAGTGTATGGCCGAGGCTTTACAAAGCAAATACGGGGTCCAGCAGGCAACCAGTATTTCGATCGCCCACCTAGCCAACGGAAACTTTATCAAAGCCCTCGAGACGATTCACCTGAATGAAGAGAATCAGTTGTTTTTCGAACTGTTTGTCAGTTTGATGCGACTCTCTTACCAACGGAAAATCCGGGAAATGAAATTATGGAGTGAACAAGTGGCAGGCATGGGACGCGAACGCCAGAAAAATTTTCTGGAATACTGCCAACGAATGATCCGGGAGAATTTTATCTACAACCTACACCGGAAAGAGTTGACTTATATGACATTAGAAGAACAGAACTTCGCTACACGGTTTGCCCCTTTTGTCAACGAACGAAATGTAATGGGCATCATGGATGAACTGAGTGAAGCTCAAAAACATATTGAACAGAACGTAAATGCTAAAATGGTATTTTTCGACTTCTCGCTGAAGATGATCGTACTGTTAAAGCAATAA
- the metF gene encoding methylenetetrahydrofolate reductase [NAD(P)H], translated as MRVIDLIHSNEKTAFSFEILPPLKGTGIEKLYQTIDTLREFDPKYINITTHRSEYVYRDLGNGLFQRNRLRRRPGTVAVAAAIQNKYNITVVPHILCSGFTQEETEYVLLDLQFLGITDLLVLRGDKAKHETVFTPEGDGHHHALDLQQQINNFNKGIFVDGSEMKVTNTPFSYGVACYPEKHEEAPNIDMDIYWLKKKVEAGAEYAVTQLFYDNKKYFEFVEKVHQAGIDIPIIPGIKPFKKISQLNMVPKTFKVDLPEELTKEALKCQTDEEARQVGIEWCISQCKELMAAGVPSIHFYSIGAVDSIKEVAKAIY; from the coding sequence ATGAGAGTAATTGATTTAATACATAGCAACGAAAAAACAGCTTTCTCTTTCGAAATACTCCCTCCTTTAAAGGGTACGGGCATCGAGAAGTTGTACCAAACCATAGATACCTTACGTGAGTTCGACCCAAAGTATATCAACATCACCACTCATCGCAGTGAGTATGTATATCGGGATTTAGGCAACGGACTTTTTCAGCGCAACCGCCTGAGAAGACGTCCGGGAACCGTAGCTGTAGCTGCTGCCATCCAGAATAAATACAACATCACAGTAGTACCCCACATTTTGTGTAGCGGGTTTACACAGGAAGAGACAGAATATGTACTGCTCGACCTTCAGTTCCTGGGTATTACAGATCTATTAGTGCTTCGTGGCGATAAAGCCAAACATGAAACCGTGTTTACTCCTGAGGGAGACGGACATCATCATGCTTTGGATCTACAGCAACAAATCAATAACTTCAACAAAGGTATTTTTGTAGACGGATCGGAGATGAAAGTGACTAATACTCCTTTCTCATACGGTGTGGCTTGCTATCCGGAAAAGCATGAAGAAGCTCCTAATATCGATATGGATATCTATTGGTTGAAGAAGAAAGTGGAAGCCGGTGCAGAATATGCCGTTACCCAACTGTTTTACGATAACAAAAAGTACTTTGAATTCGTAGAAAAGGTACATCAGGCAGGTATCGACATCCCTATCATCCCGGGTATTAAGCCCTTTAAAAAGATATCACAACTGAATATGGTGCCTAAAACGTTCAAGGTAGACCTTCCGGAAGAGTTGACCAAGGAAGCACTGAAGTGCCAAACCGATGAGGAAGCCCGTCAGGTAGGCATCGAATGGTGCATCAGCCAATGCAAAGAGTTGATGGCAGCCGGTGTGCCCAGTATCCATTTCTACTCCATCGGAGCAGTGGACAGTATCAAAGAAGTAGCCAAAGCAATTTACTAA
- a CDS encoding YceD family protein — protein MGKFDKYKIDLKGMQADSCKYEFLLDNLFFAHIDGPEVQKGKVNVELTVKKTSRAFELSFRTEGIVWVPCDRCLDEMEQPVTSSDKLMVKFGHEYAEEGDNLIVIPEEEGEINVAWFMYEFIALAIPMKHVHAPGKCNKAVTSKLNKHLRTSGDDDAEESFGAGEDIVVEDEAEEQIDPRWNELKKILDNN, from the coding sequence TTGGGAAAGTTTGATAAATACAAAATTGATTTGAAAGGAATGCAAGCAGACTCATGCAAATATGAGTTTCTACTTGACAATCTTTTTTTCGCTCATATTGATGGCCCTGAAGTTCAGAAAGGTAAAGTCAATGTAGAGTTGACCGTTAAAAAGACCTCTCGTGCTTTTGAGTTGAGTTTCCGGACTGAAGGTATCGTATGGGTACCATGTGACCGTTGTCTGGATGAAATGGAACAACCGGTTACTTCTTCTGATAAGTTGATGGTAAAATTTGGCCATGAATATGCTGAGGAGGGAGATAACCTGATTGTGATCCCTGAAGAAGAAGGGGAGATCAATGTAGCTTGGTTTATGTATGAGTTTATAGCTTTGGCTATTCCGATGAAGCATGTACATGCCCCGGGCAAGTGTAATAAAGCTGTGACCAGTAAGCTGAATAAACACCTGAGAACAAGTGGTGATGACGATGCTGAAGAATCTTTTGGCGCTGGTGAGGATATCGTTGTGGAAGATGAAGCGGAGGAACAGATTGATCCGCGCTGGAATGAATTAAAAAAAATATTAGATAATAATTAA
- the rpmF gene encoding 50S ribosomal protein L32 — MAHPKRRQSKTRTAKRRTHDKAVAPTLAICPNCGEWHVYHTVCGACGYYRGKLAIEKEAAV, encoded by the coding sequence ATGGCACATCCTAAGAGAAGACAATCAAAAACAAGAACTGCAAAGAGAAGAACTCATGATAAAGCAGTAGCTCCTACATTGGCTATTTGCCCGAACTGCGGTGAATGGCATGTTTACCATACAGTATGCGGCGCTTGCGGATACTATAGAGGTAAGCTGGCAATTGAAAAAGAAGCTGCTGTATAA
- a CDS encoding PSP1 domain-containing protein: MEFKLHNGSGGLCCKSCSRQDKKLNTYDWLADIPGNAEESDMVEVQFKNTRKGYYRNSNKIKLEKGDIVAVEATPGHDIGTVTLTGRLVPLQMKKANFKQDAEIKRIYRKAKAVDMEKYEEAKAKEHTTMIRARQIAASLNLDMKIGDVEYQGDGNKAIFYYIADERVDFRQLIKVLAEAFRVRIEMKQIGARQEAGRIGGIGPCGRELCCATWMTSFVSVSTSAARYQDISLNPQKLAGQCAKLKCCLNYEVDCYVEAQKRLPSREIELETKDGTYYFFKADILSNQISYSTDKNFAANLVTISGKRAFEVIGLNKRGIKPDSLLEAERKPEPKKPVDLLEQESLTRFDRDRRRNAKDGNGKDEGGNGNRKKKKKNNNRPQQATNGETQSSQPTPINAQENNGSQPVQNQQRTRGERPKNNNRNNNQPRKNNESREPRSNENRETRKNEPREQRPPREPRGPRNNEQPKRIEKAQENEKPAQE, encoded by the coding sequence ATGGAATTTAAACTGCATAATGGGAGCGGAGGTCTTTGTTGTAAAAGCTGTTCCCGACAAGATAAAAAACTAAATACCTATGATTGGCTGGCCGACATACCAGGCAATGCAGAGGAGAGTGATATGGTAGAAGTTCAATTTAAGAACACCCGTAAAGGCTACTACCGTAACAGTAACAAAATCAAATTGGAGAAAGGCGATATCGTAGCTGTAGAAGCTACTCCGGGACACGATATTGGTACTGTCACCCTGACAGGACGATTAGTCCCCCTCCAGATGAAAAAGGCAAACTTTAAACAGGATGCCGAAATCAAGCGTATCTACCGCAAAGCAAAAGCTGTAGATATGGAGAAATATGAAGAAGCAAAAGCCAAAGAACATACCACAATGATTCGTGCACGGCAGATAGCAGCCAGTCTGAATCTGGATATGAAAATTGGTGATGTAGAATATCAAGGAGACGGCAATAAAGCTATCTTTTATTATATCGCCGACGAACGCGTAGACTTCCGCCAATTGATTAAAGTACTGGCCGAAGCTTTTAGAGTACGTATCGAAATGAAGCAAATCGGTGCACGGCAGGAAGCCGGACGCATCGGAGGTATCGGCCCTTGCGGACGTGAGTTATGCTGTGCCACCTGGATGACCAGTTTTGTATCCGTATCAACCAGTGCGGCAAGGTATCAGGATATTTCACTGAATCCTCAAAAGTTGGCCGGACAGTGTGCCAAGTTAAAATGTTGCCTGAACTATGAAGTGGACTGCTATGTAGAAGCACAAAAACGTCTGCCCTCAAGAGAAATCGAACTGGAAACCAAAGACGGAACCTATTACTTCTTCAAAGCAGATATCCTCAGTAATCAGATTTCGTATTCAACCGACAAAAACTTTGCAGCAAACTTAGTGACCATTAGCGGAAAACGTGCATTCGAAGTGATAGGGCTGAACAAAAGAGGTATTAAACCGGACAGTCTGTTGGAAGCCGAACGCAAACCGGAACCTAAAAAGCCTGTTGATTTGCTGGAGCAGGAAAGCTTGACGCGTTTCGACCGTGACCGCCGCCGTAACGCCAAAGACGGAAATGGAAAGGACGAAGGCGGAAACGGAAACCGGAAAAAGAAAAAGAAGAATAATAACCGCCCGCAACAAGCTACCAATGGCGAAACACAGAGTTCACAGCCCACTCCGATTAATGCACAGGAGAACAACGGTTCTCAGCCTGTACAAAACCAACAGCGTACACGTGGTGAACGTCCGAAAAACAATAATCGCAACAACAACCAACCACGTAAAAATAATGAGTCTCGTGAACCGCGTAGCAACGAGAACCGGGAAACGCGTAAAAACGAACCCCGTGAACAGCGCCCTCCTCGCGAACCACGCGGACCGCGCAACAATGAACAACCTAAACGTATCGAGAAAGCTCAGGAAAATGAAAAGCCTGCTCAAGAATAG
- a CDS encoding beta-ketoacyl-ACP synthase III, which yields MEKINAVITGVGGYVPDYVLTNDEISKMVDTNDEWIMTRIGVKERRILNEEGLGTSYMARKAAKQLMKKTGSNPDDIDLVIVATTTPDYHFPSTASILCDKLGLKNAFAFDLQAACSGFLFLMETAANFIRSGRYKKIIIVGADKMSSMVDYTERATCPIFGDGAAAFMVEPTTEDLGIMDAILRTDGKGLPFLHMKAGGSVCPPSYFTVDNKMHYIHQEGRTVFKYAVSNMSDVSAAIAEKNGLTKDNIDWIVPHQANMRIIEAVAHRMEVPMEKVLVDIQHYGNTSAGTLPLCIWDFEEKLKKGDNIIFTAFGAGFTWGAVYVKWGYDGKKE from the coding sequence ATGGAAAAAATAAATGCAGTAATCACAGGAGTCGGAGGATATGTACCTGATTATGTCTTGACAAATGACGAGATATCTAAGATGGTGGATACCAATGACGAGTGGATTATGACTCGTATTGGAGTAAAAGAAAGACGAATACTGAACGAAGAAGGATTAGGTACTTCGTACATGGCCCGTAAGGCAGCTAAACAGTTGATGAAAAAAACGGGTTCGAATCCTGATGATATTGATTTGGTTATCGTTGCAACTACTACTCCTGACTATCATTTCCCCTCAACAGCTTCTATTCTTTGTGATAAACTCGGACTAAAAAATGCTTTTGCTTTCGATCTGCAAGCCGCTTGTAGCGGATTCTTGTTTTTGATGGAAACAGCAGCCAATTTTATCCGTTCGGGACGATATAAAAAGATAATCATTGTTGGTGCAGATAAGATGTCATCAATGGTAGATTACACAGAGCGTGCAACATGTCCCATCTTTGGCGATGGAGCGGCAGCCTTTATGGTTGAACCGACTACAGAAGATCTGGGAATTATGGATGCTATCTTGAGAACTGATGGTAAGGGATTGCCTTTCCTCCACATGAAAGCGGGCGGTTCGGTTTGTCCTCCTTCCTATTTCACTGTTGACAATAAGATGCATTACATTCACCAAGAAGGTAGAACAGTATTTAAATATGCTGTTTCAAACATGTCTGATGTGAGTGCAGCTATAGCAGAAAAGAATGGTCTGACGAAAGATAACATCGACTGGATTGTTCCCCATCAAGCCAATATGCGCATCATCGAAGCGGTAGCTCATCGCATGGAAGTTCCGATGGAGAAGGTTCTGGTAGATATTCAGCATTACGGTAACACGAGTGCAGGTACTCTGCCTTTGTGTATCTGGGATTTTGAAGAGAAACTTAAGAAAGGCGATAACATCATTTTCACTGCGTTTGGTGCAGGGTTTACCTGGGGAGCCGTGTATGTGAAATGGGGTTACGACGGGAAAAAAGAATAG